A section of the Pseudanabaena mucicola str. Chao 1806 genome encodes:
- the pipX gene encoding transcriptional coactivator PipX, whose protein sequence is MSEHYLNHPTFGLLSRLCRVDEFRSLFTTLYAQRLFFLITSSPEGIQFEPVSRADAKLMVENQMRSLRRMGSDTDQKNLQHIYKRTFSQ, encoded by the coding sequence ATGTCCGAACATTATCTAAATCATCCTACTTTTGGCTTGCTATCTCGCCTATGTAGGGTAGATGAGTTTCGTAGTTTGTTCACTACCCTCTATGCCCAAAGGTTATTTTTCCTAATTACCAGTAGTCCCGAAGGTATTCAATTTGAGCCAGTCTCGCGAGCAGATGCAAAGCTCATGGTTGAAAATCAAATGCGATCGCTTCGACGTATGGGGTCTGACACTGATCAAAAAAATCTCCAACATATCTACAAGCGCACTTTTTCCCAATGA
- the ispE gene encoding 4-(cytidine 5'-diphospho)-2-C-methyl-D-erythritol kinase, which yields MTSRISLKAAAKINLYLEITGNRPDGYHDLVMILQSIDLCDRVDLRKLGIDAIQVTCTNPKVPCDRSNLAYKAAALLQSVFPEIGGVEIAIHKQIPMGAGLAGGSANAAAVLVGIDHLWNLGLTQSQLCDFAAQLGSDIPFCVVGGTALATGRGEILSPLPDLKDLIFVICKPRHISISTVWAYQTFRSQGLLAYNPTKLKGISSQMVAAIASGGEAAPAKIGRLLYNDLERVVLPEYPELVSIKNKLLEQECLGAVMSGSGSTMFAFTADLDRAHQIAEAVRTDDIDVWVAKSLVRSIFEA from the coding sequence ATGACATCGCGTATCTCTCTCAAGGCTGCTGCAAAAATTAATCTTTACCTAGAGATTACGGGTAATCGACCTGATGGTTACCATGACTTGGTGATGATCTTGCAGAGTATTGACCTCTGTGATCGCGTTGATCTAAGGAAACTTGGTATTGACGCGATTCAAGTAACTTGCACTAATCCTAAAGTACCTTGTGATCGTAGTAATCTTGCCTATAAAGCTGCTGCCTTGTTGCAAAGTGTTTTTCCAGAGATTGGGGGGGTCGAGATTGCGATTCACAAGCAAATTCCCATGGGAGCAGGGCTTGCAGGTGGGTCCGCAAATGCAGCAGCTGTTTTGGTGGGAATTGATCACCTCTGGAATTTAGGACTCACCCAGTCACAGCTTTGTGATTTTGCTGCTCAGTTAGGCTCTGATATTCCATTTTGTGTAGTTGGAGGTACGGCTCTAGCGACAGGTCGTGGCGAAATTTTGTCACCTCTTCCCGATCTTAAGGATTTAATCTTCGTAATTTGCAAGCCGCGTCATATTTCGATCTCTACCGTCTGGGCTTATCAAACTTTCCGATCCCAAGGTTTATTAGCGTACAATCCGACTAAACTTAAGGGAATCTCTAGTCAAATGGTGGCGGCGATCGCCTCTGGAGGTGAAGCTGCACCAGCGAAAATTGGACGATTGCTATACAACGATTTAGAACGGGTCGTATTGCCTGAGTATCCTGAACTTGTTTCTATTAAAAACAAATTACTTGAGCAAGAATGTCTTGGTGCAGTAATGTCTGGCTCTGGGTCAACTATGTTTGCGTTCACCGCTGATTTAGATCGAGCCCACCAAATCGCTGAAGCAGTTAGAACCGACGATATTGATGTATGGGTTGCCAAGAGTTTAGTTAGATCGATTTTTGAAGCTTAA
- a CDS encoding fatty acid desaturase: MIAIQNSSHTLTPETTLRDIIKTIPSEYFEKNPLRAWLSVMFSVIAAALGYASIAFSPWYLLPFAWIFTGTALTGWFVIGHDCGHRSFSNKSWVNDLVGHIAFLPLLYPFHGWRFKHDHHHLHTNKMGEDNAWYPFTIEEYEQGQGLISNVYRMIRTNFWWIGSIIHWANLHFKESLYPERQQKQVKFSYRLVILFGVIAIPTLIYTTGFFGFINFFLMPWLVYHFWMSTFTLVHHTMPDIQFKSQDKWHAATDQLTGTVHCDYPAWVEWLCHDINVHVPHHVSTGIPSYNLRLAHKSLDENWGEYLYKTKFSWELMKDIGDRCHIYDADKCYKSFSEVDIN, from the coding sequence GTGATTGCCATACAAAACTCCTCACACACTCTTACCCCTGAGACCACCCTCCGCGATATCATTAAAACTATCCCCTCTGAATACTTCGAGAAAAATCCTCTCAGAGCTTGGCTAAGTGTAATGTTTTCTGTAATAGCCGCCGCTCTTGGGTATGCTAGCATTGCGTTCTCTCCTTGGTATTTGTTACCTTTCGCTTGGATTTTTACAGGTACTGCTCTAACGGGTTGGTTCGTAATTGGACACGATTGTGGACATCGCTCTTTTTCTAACAAGAGTTGGGTAAATGACCTAGTTGGGCATATTGCTTTCTTGCCACTCTTATACCCTTTCCACGGTTGGCGTTTCAAGCATGATCATCATCACTTGCATACTAATAAGATGGGAGAAGATAATGCTTGGTATCCATTCACCATTGAGGAATATGAGCAAGGACAGGGGCTTATTTCTAATGTTTATAGGATGATTCGTACCAATTTTTGGTGGATTGGATCAATTATCCACTGGGCAAACTTGCACTTTAAGGAGAGTCTCTATCCTGAGCGTCAACAGAAGCAAGTAAAGTTTTCCTATCGCCTAGTGATTTTATTTGGTGTTATCGCTATTCCTACTTTGATCTACACCACAGGTTTCTTTGGTTTTATCAATTTCTTTTTGATGCCTTGGTTGGTTTATCACTTCTGGATGAGTACTTTTACACTCGTTCATCACACAATGCCAGATATACAATTCAAGAGTCAAGATAAATGGCATGCGGCAACCGATCAGCTAACTGGAACTGTTCACTGTGACTACCCAGCTTGGGTGGAATGGCTATGTCACGATATCAATGTTCACGTTCCTCACCATGTTTCTACAGGTATTCCTTCCTACAACTTGCGTCTAGCCCACAAGTCTCTAGATGAGAATTGGGGAGAATATCTATATAAGACTAAGTTCTCATGGGAACTTATGAAAGACATCGGCGATCGCTGTCATATCTACGATGCTGACAAATGTTATAAATCTTTTTCAGAAGTTGATATTAATTAA